The DNA window TATATTGTGACGGATACTAGTGGCGAAACACGTATTGTCGAAGCAAGCCCACGGGCAGTGGATATTCGTATAGCTAATATTTGTACCAATCATTTCGAAATTCAACAGCTCGAAAATCGCAATTACTTGAAAGACTCGTTTGATCGATTAGAAGCGGTTCAAACTCAAGAACAACAAACAAAAGATGTTGGTAGTGCTTTTCGTTTATTTAATGATACGGACAAAGGTGTATTTTCAACTCTTTATAAAAGTTGGGCTGGAACGATTCATACCTCTGCTTATTTACCAAAAGAAAAAAAGATCTGGTTTGCATTAGGTGGAAATCAACAGCCGGTTATTTTAGATTTTGATAAGTGGTTACAAGGAGAAAATTTGGCTATTCAATCGATACATGGAGCGGTAGATACAGATATTGGTTTTGCACATGTGGATAAACAGTTTGTATAGAATAAAAACAAGAGCCAGCAATTTGCTGACTCTTGTTTTTTATAGTTCGGCCATATGAACAAATGGCAGATGGGTATCTATTTTTCCGTTAATTCGTTTTGCATATAAGCGCTCGCCTTGCAGCCATTTCTCAAAATCTAGCATGAGCGGTAAGCGATCTGGTCCGATAGCAAATCCAACTTTTAAGCTGTGCTGGAAGTAAGAAGCGGTATGAAGAGTGCCTGAAGCTGTACTGTATTTTTTTGAAAAGACCCCTTTGTCAGAGTCATTTAACAGGCGGAAAGCATTATAAGCATCGATTTTTTTATGTTGCTGCAACATCATCTGTTCTCTTCTTCTAGAATCATCAGTTTGGTAGCGGTTTTCTTCAACTAGTAACTCAAAATGGTTGGTGGAAATAGCAGATTCACGCACGACGACAGAACGTGGCGATGCTTCGACTACAACTGATTTTCCTGTACGGTCTAATAGGACATAACTAAAAGAGCGGCGGTGAGGGAGTTCTTCTAGCAATGCTACTGCGTCGTCAATGGTAGCGCAGTTTTCTAATATCAAACGGCCGATCATATTGCAGATGAACCCATCTTCTGAGTTGCGGCGGTTAATGAAATTATAGCCCATGACCAGGCCTTTTTCATTCATCCCATCGGTACGTCCGGTAATTTGCATAGTAGGTCCAATGGTCGCAAATCCTCCATCAGTTGGTTGATACAATGCAAGTCGACCCTCATAGCCTTGAGGTGAACTATCGTAATTGCGTACCATAAATTCGGACTCGGTATAAATTGAGCAGCCGCTCCGTGTATATTCCAAATAATAGCCTCCGAATTCTCGAATCGCCTCATGCATCGACCAGTCAAGAGCGTCTGCTAAGCCGGTGATTTCTTCCCATACTCGGGGGGCTAATGTGACTAATATATTTTTGGCACGTTGTTCGTCTATAATCAAATGGCGGTTAGAAGCTTGTCGTTGTTTTTGGCGATTGGGTAGAATCAATGATTCTTTTAATAATTCTCCTTGCATCCGACCAAAATCGTAATGGCTTCCACGAAACTGGACAATATCACTGTGTACTCGTTTCATGTATGGACCCCTCTTTTACTAATTAATGTAAGAAGAGTTTACTGCATT is part of the Planococcus sp. PAMC 21323 genome and encodes:
- a CDS encoding C45 family autoproteolytic acyltransferase/hydolase — encoded protein: MKRVHSDIVQFRGSHYDFGRMQGELLKESLILPNRQKQRQASNRHLIIDEQRAKNILVTLAPRVWEEITGLADALDWSMHEAIREFGGYYLEYTRSGCSIYTESEFMVRNYDSSPQGYEGRLALYQPTDGGFATIGPTMQITGRTDGMNEKGLVMGYNFINRRNSEDGFICNMIGRLILENCATIDDAVALLEELPHRRSFSYVLLDRTGKSVVVEASPRSVVVRESAISTNHFELLVEENRYQTDDSRRREQMMLQQHKKIDAYNAFRLLNDSDKGVFSKKYSTASGTLHTASYFQHSLKVGFAIGPDRLPLMLDFEKWLQGERLYAKRINGKIDTHLPFVHMAEL